acggggcggagctacacggagccggcatcctgcacgagaggctccattgaagaaagcagaagacccggactgcgcaagcgcggctaatttggccatcagagggcgaaaattagtccgaaaccatggagacgaggactccagcaacggaacaggtaagtataaaactttttataacttctgtatggctcataattaatgcacaatgtatattacaaagtgcattaatatggccatacagaagtgtatagacccacttgctgccgcgggacaacccctttaaagtaaatctgtcatcaactataatcaccataaactaagttatggtgcttatagtttaggtgatgtggagtccggAGAGTTTGTTCTCATACTCTCCTGgtccccctttcctgcaatgtccCCCAGCAAAGTTAGCACATGCACAGCAAGCGGGACTTTTCTCAGAAGGCTGCGCatgcgcactcccatagagatgagtgGGAATAAGcaaacagccttctgaaaagtcaTGCTTGTTGTGTGTGTGCTGACTTCACCCGCAGGAatggggcaccaggtgagtttgtAAATAGGCTTTCTGGattccacatcacctaaactataagcgccATACCTTAGTTTACACTTCTTATAGTTGGTGCCAGGTTGCCTTTAATTTCTCCTGTgatggcactgcagggaaactgaacagtTAGACTACATTCACagaggcgagcgcgatatcggatcaaaaaactcagcccgatatcatgTTTGGCAATGTGCGCTTTTTACCcgcagatgcgaggcattttttaggcaaaaacgccttgcatcgcttctgtgaaattgtgattcaCGAATGCCATGCGATGCCtttaaagccccattgaaaacgatgggtaATATGTCCCAACATGAAAAATtgaacatgcagcaattttttttgcccttgcagcatcactgtaacagaaaacatcgctcatgtatatggctCCATtgtaaagaatggagttcatattcgcgcaaGTTTGGGTTGTGTGTCtagcaacgcacaaaactcgcacgagttTCGCTCTCCTGTGTTTGTAGCCTAAGGCCGCCGGCatatggccgggtcagatccggctgcgagaatcctcgcagcgggacccgacccgagcgtctgcagagagcagcgtgtcactcacctgctcccgcggcccccgactctttcatgtgccggctgccgggcagctggcgcatgcgcaaagTGGAGCCGCCGGACGGTGAgtaacgtttctgtgcggggctctgcgagcggccgtctgcataggattgcgtttgttaacgcaatcctatggcagcttccaggggcagaaattccgcgggaaatcccgccgcagaatttccgcccgtctgcaggcggccttacgcaGCGGTTTTCCCATAGATTACATCTCATTGCTTGGGGTCATATAATGATCTGCTTATTAtcaagtagggattgtccaaagcagcTTATTTTTTTAATCCAAGATTTCCCTGCTTGATATTGATGGCACCAAATCTATTCTAGGCACCAGATACACGACTCCTGCACTGAGGGGTATTAGGGCCACTGAAAAGCTTTCATCACACGAAGGCTACTGTTACACCAATATGAACCCCATGTGTATGAGCACATTTTTTTCTCGCATCACAGTGCAGgaagcatgtcccatctttgggcattccctcggaacaccttgtccattgtttccaatggagatGGAAAACACTTCACATGGTGTGCGacatgcatgcgagtgcgatacgaggtttcccattgaaacatTGGGCATTTGCACAGGGAGAGAGAAGATTTTGAACTGATGAAACTATTGGCCATcccaatggctgagagcatcagtATACTTTTTATACGCACATTTGCATACAGCTTGCGCGCAAAAAGTATAACAAAATGCACTGATGCATGAGCAAATACGCAATTCCCATTCCACAAAAACGCACCACAAAaacacttacgctcgtgtgaatctagccttagaCAATGCAATTACAATGACTGTTACAATAATAACCTCCATTGTCATTCTAGACCTCATGTAGCAAAACTGTTAGAGATTAAAATTGTCCTTGTTATTGGCTGGTAGATCAGGCAATCTACGGAGATTCCAACATTCTTGGGCCAAGTGTCAGAATCCCATTGCatgttacattaaatagcaccattgacaaATACAGCTGATCCTGTGAAGAACAAGAGTCATACAGctacagcagaaaaaaataaaacttgtgattttttgaaagtgggcaggagaaaaaaaaaaaataataataaaaatggccATATCATTAAGGGTTACAGTTATCCCCTATATGACTGCAGGATAAGTGCTGCAGCATGTGTTGGTGCTATGTAAATAAATATTCTTCTTTTATCTTTCTGATGAGTGGAGGTGcggccactgggacccccaccaatctagcgAATGGGGTTCCTGAAGGTCCCAGCATGAATGAAGCAGTAATCGAGCATACGCACCCCCTAGCATTCATTTCAGCAGGACTGCTGGAGATCAACAAGTTCCAgcactatctccagcagtcccattataTGAATGCATATAGTCCACCGCCAATCCATTCATTCAGGGTTACACAGGACCTGTATTCTCATGATCGGCGGGGACTCCCAATGGTCGGACGCTCACCAATCAGTCAGTTGTCTCCTATCCTGTTAATAGGAGGTAACTTTCATTCTTGGGAAAACACCCTCTAATAAGTTGCATATTAGCAGGGAATTTCTAATCCTCGGTGCTTATGGGGATTTTCAAATTCCAGGTGACCATACAATTATCATTGTATTACAGATCTGCTACATATTGTATATTCCTCATAGTGACTCCAAAGCTGGAATTTTGATTTAGTGCAACTTAATTAAATGTTGATTTGTgattcctgaatagagatgagcgaacgtactcggtaagggcgatttcgcaatcgagcactgcgattttcgagtacttcactactcgggtgaaaagtactcgggggcgccgggggtgagcggggggttgcagaggggagtgggggggagagggagagagagagagagagctcccccctgttccccgctgctaccccccgctccgccgcgcccccccccccctccctgccccccggcgcacccgagtacttttcacccgagtagtgaagtactcgaaaatcgcggtgctcgattgcgaaatcgcccttaccgagtacgttcgctcatctctatacctgaACAATTGTACTTCTAATACGAATTCTGCTAACATAGTTGCAGCAGGTACCCCACGTCCCCCTGTGACAATAGCTAATCGATGACACACATACTGTACCTTATTTACATATCTATTAATTCCAGGAATTTGCTGTAAATTGATCCTGAAACCTCATGATCTGTGTTAGGCTCGCTATCCATGTACCGCATGCACAGGGGCACAGTGCCACCTTGTGGTCCATATTGAAAGTTATTGAGCACCCGTGACAGACAATTAATGTATTCTGCACTTCTGCAGTCATTTGTAATAAAGATTCCTTActatcacacacatatatatatatatatatatatatatatatcaccttaTATAATCACTGCCATATGTGCACGCAGTATATGCGTTACCATTCTGGGATTATGTCCTTATGGTTTTTAGAGAACAACGTACTACTCAATGTTTGCCTAATTAAAAAGAAAACCGCCCCGTGACCTATAAATGCGCGGTTCTTAATCACGTAGGGAGATATAGAAGACTTTGGAAAATTCCACAGGTTCCTGCAGTTTATCTCTGCATGTAAATCATAAAGGGCGATTTGTGAATGATCAAGTTTAGATCACTTCTGCTGCCATgttaggtcggcttcacacgggcggaagtGTATTTGCCGCATTTTGGCAGAATGAACGATGTATTTTTGCGCGCACATTGGCGTATTTCACTGTTCTTTCTGCCTTCGCAAGAGATGTACATTTGCACgaagcaaacaaagacgcaccaagtgaaatggctaatgagttccaggtgtgttatttttgcagttgaattacgcagtgtttcacgcatctccatgTGTATTGCTCGTGTATTTGGAccccccattaacttctatggggaccttttgtgctcaaatatgcaaaaaaatagaacatgtttgttttttatttgcgcGACCGAAGTGCatatgcaaaatatggaaatgtgaacaaaacaAATTAAATCAATGGGTCCCGGGGAAAGGGCAAAGGCCCCTTTACCACAGAAgacaccagtactataaatggcgCATGGCAGGTGGGGGCCATTCCCAGAACTGGTTATTAATGCCAGACTGGAGATATGAAGTCAAGTTAGATTGCTTCCTCCTAGagagaacctgtcaccatgtTTATGCTGTCCGGTATGGGGGCAGCATGACTTAGTGACAGGGCTAGTgactttaaagagactctgtcatctACTTCTAATCCTATAAAATAAGTGTATGGTCTAAAGTAGATGACCcgtggagtccggggatgtaagtccTATACTTACTTCCCCATCGTTCCCCCAGTGTCAGTGCTGGAACAAGCAGACTACTgatcaatgcattgagtggtggcTTCCATCCGGGGTACAGCagacttacatccccggactcagcaggtcacctacttttaggccataagcttagcttatttggctgaaagtaggtgacagattctctaTGAGAAACTGTGTTTTAAGTAAGCTCTGCATCGCTTTACATATACAGTATTACGACTTAAACCACAGTGTGTACAATGTAAACTGTTGGGGAGATGTGTCCAAAGGGCAGCTCCCCTGCCCTGCTTCACATGATTGACAGATTACTCTCCGTTCCTGAGAAACATAAAAAATAGGGCTATACAGAGAAATGAGGGGATCCCGTTGGATACAATGGTATAAATCAGGAAAGCGCTCCTCCAGTGTGGATTTTAACAATAGAAAAATAACTGGGTACTCGCCCGTTGTATAGTGGAGCCTGGGGAAAGGACTCCACTAACACCTCCAAATTCACGAAAACCTGTAACGTCACAGTAGGCCAATTTCTAAGTTCCTGGGTTCCCTTGCATCCTGATGGGCTATAACAGGAGAGTAGGTAGGATCTCTGTGTCTCACCACTAGGTGAGACCCACCGCTGAAAATTTGtcaaagtgtgcaaaaaaaggaaaaatgatcCTGCGCTCCTTGGGAGGTCAACGATATGTGACGTCATCGGACACACCCCCTGATGTAATTGGGGAGGGccaacgggttgccatggcaacaggacgccagctacaggcgtcctgctttgccattgcctatgatcgctataaccagCCATAaggcattgcaatacagaagtcctgcaataccttaccacagcgatcatagctgGTATGgatcaggtctagagatgagcgaccgtactcggaaaagcactactcgctcgagtaatttgttttatccgagtatcgctgtgctcggccctgaagattcaggtgccggcacggagcggggagctgcaggggagagcggggaggaacggaggtaagatctttctctccctctctcccgcccgctctcccctgctccccgctgcgactcatctgtcagccgcagcggcacccgaatcttcagacccgagcacagcgatactcggataaagcaaattactcgagcgagtagtgcttttccgagtacgctcgctcatctctaatcaggtccccttttttagtgttaaaaaaaccaaagaaCAAACCTTTTTTACTCATTTCCCcatatttatatgaaaaaaatttaaaatgtaagaaaaaaacccATTTGTATGGTATCATCCCCGTAACGACCTGTGCCATAATTTGAGCGCACTaattatcctgcgcagcaaaaatgtgaaaaagaggAAAAATGCTCATTTTATTAATTTTACCTCCAACAGAGTGGAatgaaagcgatcaaaaaagccgtatgtacctgaAAATGAtaacaataaaaactgcagcttgtgacgcaaaaaacaagccctcacagagttccgaccatggaaaaataaaaaagttatgcggcTTTgagtgcagcgatgcaaaaataaattataatgtttttggtatcattgtaatcgtactgacagaaaaaatgtattgtcatttatgctctTTGATtgacgctgttaaaaaaaaaattaaaaaacaatgtcagaattgatgtgttttctctccctgcttttaaaaaaataataaaaaatttacaatacattgcatgcaccaaaaaaaggtaccaataaaaactacagttcgccatgtaaaaacaagcacttatacggccgcgtctatgtaaaaataaaaaagctatggctcttgaaatgaaaatccccccaaaatcgttgcgtccttatgcccaaaataggccgtgtccttcaggggttaatgtGGCCCTTTCCTCCTGTGATATGTAGAACGCACACCGTTGCTCAAGAGATGTCATTACTTAATGATACTGATGTGATATCTCGTCTGGCTACACAGCACAGCTTTTTGGCTTGTCTTTATTACCATCCAGTTTGTAATTTATTATATAGCACTGGGATATAGAATAAATTTACTGACCGGAATAGCATGGATATTCCGCACTGTCACTGGTTGATATATGTGTATCCTGTTGGGAGTATTGAATGGAGTGCAGTGAAACATCAGGATCCtgtatatacataatattatctACAGTAAACTTTGGTCTTTCTGTAACTCATTAACTAACACAAAGATCCTGCATTCCCCTCCGAGTGGTACCAGGGACAGCATCATCTTGGAGTCAAAGTTCATTCATAACCGTGGCGGTGACATATCGTGTTCTGCCCAACGGACAGGCTGCAAGGTAAGGAGACATGAGACGAAGAAGACGGGACTTTACAATACATTTATACAGTTTTGTGTTTGAACTAAAAATGAATTGGATGTTATTCTGTTATTTGTATAATGCCTGTattaagagatgagcgaacgtgctcgtttagagcatcgcttttttcgagtaactgcctaactgccgggggtgaggggggggaagagagagagagctctcccctgttcccccctgctatcccccgctccaccccgccgcccccgcccctaaatcttttcgcccgagtagacagttacccaaaaaaagcgatgctcgatcgagtaattgtcctaaacgagcacgttcactcatctctacctgtaTTATAATACTATACCAGTCAGTCATATAGTTTTATATCATATGTAGCACATGTTTGATATGCTACTCAGATTTCAAAGTATGCTAGAGTGACATGGGGCAAGTTCTGGCGTCTAACAAAACTTTCAGCTTTTTTTACAACAGATAACAGGCACAAGAGGTTCAATAAATTCCCCCAAATCTCTATTGCATGCAGGGGTGTACTTTAGGATAATTTAGGCTGTGACTGCTTTAGTACACATTACAACGATGGCCTAACCTTAGTAGTCCTATTCTTCTTCTCACTTGATTCAAAAGATGTGGCGCAAAAAGCTGATTTATTCctacatgaattgacatacaacagcaGGATGACATGAAAAGACAGAATGACTCTACAAGCAtctaatgcaccttacagatgtttaaTGTGGGCGCTGTTGGTGGCACTAGGCGATCTAAAACAACGAATGTCCAATGCAGTGGAATCAATAGCAGGATATGCCGGGCAGAACTGAACTACTGACTTAGGCCGGTTACACACGGCCCTGATTTCGCGCATTGTGaaatgaaaacgcctcgcatccacggggctttcacatggtggggagcgcaatatggggcggGATTCATGGCCCTATATCTCGCTCCCCCATCTGTGGCTAGCCTTAACATCTCACCATGTCACCATTGGTGGCCACATGGAACACAAGGTGCATTagaaacttgaagagttctattttttcatGTCATTTTGCTGTTGGATGGAAATTCACTTATGAATTTAATTTTCCTTTtgcagctttacttttgcatcaCTGTTTTTGAGTCGCCCTGTATAAATATGATACTATAAAGTTATCAAACACTGGAGAAGTAAAGAGGCTGATGGTCCAGCTGATCTCTCCTACAAGGAAAGGGAATGGTGGTAGGTTTCTAGTCCCTATACATCTTGGACCAAGATGGAAGGGAGCAAATGTTATCAGTATACAGTATCAGGATATAGACACCCCTGGTTTCTCAGACTAATATCACGCtcccccgtgtgaatgcaccttaagtGGACAACCATTTCTGAGCTAAACAATTTATTAAGTCAATGCCTGTATTTCAATAGGCCAAGTATGAGTGAGCAGCAATCACCATACCAGCCTTGCTCCATACATTATGAATTATACACTTGGTCTTACTCTCCACCCCTTAAAGAAAAAGAGATCCTCGTGAaacttttaccccccagcagttTAGGAGTTATGTTCGTCCTGCTGGAAAAGGGCATTACAGTTTTGGGCAAACAGAGCTCGTTCTAGTTTAAATAGCTGTAGGTCTGGTTCTATCAGGGCTACTAACATGCTTTTGgtgtaattttaaccctttccaatccactgtctgacgtctaaagacattctgattgaaggctgtacagctcagatggcaGAAGAAATccctgcagggtattcttactgtagattactggctgctatgTTGTTGGGGGCCTGTCTGGCATGTCACATGCTGCAGTGTTGGccctaaccagcagatggcgccattgtataatcgcagaaagagaaagccccctaggaacccctgaaaccaaaattggattgcaaagggttaaagcccagaTTATAGGCTTTAAATGCAAAAAAGCATGGGGGTAGTTTTAGAGACCTGGAGCTACAACCATTTGAAATGGGGTCAGGAATACTGGATTTACAACTGTCACTTTTCAGTTAGGTGcaaaggagagagggagggggactaACTGGCAGCAGAGAACTATCTGTAAGTCTCCTTTTTATCCTCCTGTCCCAAGAAAGGGatgacatgaatttttgttcatgttaacACCCCCATCAATGAGAGAGtctatttgctctctgattgtcacatatgaaggtttttttcccccccaaaaggagtgaaaagatgagaacttgttcatctaatcactcctctacattGTTTAATCCTGCAGATGCCTCGGccattgctgactgtggcatctaaacattttgTTTTACAGAAAAAACTCATACCAAGATCGAAGGGGGATGTATTATCAGTATTCAGCATCAGGATATAGACACCCCTAGTTGGGGATCATCAGGGCTGGCCGTAGACTGCATGCTGCCTTTTGCGGCTCTATCTATTAAGGACCACCTGTGCAATCACACTGGTCACATACTGCTAAAGTCAGCCCTGCAGATCACCTCTAAATGACTACTTTTCCCTTTTAATGAAAGTTACTGTAGTAATAGTCTGTATTGTTACTCTGTATAATGACTATATTAATCATATCACCATTGATGAATGTACAAGGCTTTCATGGTAGGTGATGACTTTAAGGAACAAAATCACCTACTTTGAAAAACACCCTCAAAAGGTCCATGATTTTGTTCTTGGAAGTCATCAGATACAATGAAATCATTGTATTATTTGTGATAAGAATATGAGCTAGGCTGTAAAATAGTGTACAGTAGAGAAAAAAAGGACCGTTATAGTCTCTTTTATGCAATGGCCATAATAAAATCTGATCCACATGTCTTGAGGACGTATTCTGCTATAACGTCACAAAGTTATTTCTCTACATATTTGGCCCGTGAGCCGATCATTTAAGGTATTCATTAGAAGTAACCTGCATGACATAAATCTTGAGAAAGCTCGTATTAATGTTGTCCAATTATTACTATCGTTTGACAGAGAATAAATGGATGATAACAATGAGATCACCATTAATCTCCTTCTCCTGGGAAAGATGCAATGTGGTAAAAGTTCTCTTGGAAACAGCCTGCTGGGAAGTTATGAATTTGAAAGTAGGATTTTCCCACAATCTGTGACTAAAGAGTGCCGACTCCGCAGAATGCGAATACCCAATTTCACTCGGCGGATGGGGAGAGAGCTGGGCCTGAGACTGCAGGTGCTGGACACACCTGGCATTCCTCATAGCAGCCTGAACCAGGATGAGGTGAAGAAGAGAGTGAGAAAAGCCCTCTCCGAGCACTTTCCAGAGGGGTTACATATGGCTCTACTTGTTCTAAGGGCTGACATACCACATTGTGAAGAAGAGAACCAGCACACTGTCAAATTAACGGAGGTAATTCCTGTAATAAGATGAGTAATTTCTAGCACTTGCTAAAGATGAGCAATTCTCTCCCCGTCTGTTTTGTGTGCACGTCTTCATCAATTTCCGTGATGAAAAGAAGAATAGATAAATGAAGATGTTTAGTTATTGTACGAGGGGAAGGGTTTTCATTCTGTTGCCAGGCCCTCCAGAACTGGAGTTTTATCTGTAATCCCATATCAGGAGATCTGCCTTATAAGTTCTTCGAAAAACACGGATGAAATTGTTAATTGCTGCCAGATGAAAACGGCCTAATACAAGTTCACCTTCCTTATTCCCAGCAAGACCAGGCCAGGTTACGCTATTCACGCACATCCTGTCAAGAGGCATTAGAGCCCAACATGAGAGAAAGGTTTGAATTTATGTTCGACCAATTTGGTGACCTCTACCATTGTAATGGCTTTATTACCAAAGGATTTCCTGAAAACAGGAGAAGATGCTCATAAACATAACAAGGGTTTTCTTTATTGCGCTTACAAGCAAAACCTTTCAAAAATCATTAAggaataagggctcgttcacagctGAGTCGGAGTTCCATTGGGAACCTCAGTTCGTAGTTTTCTGTTAAAATCCTGGAGAATGACAGAGGGCATAATGAAatccagatggaccccattacagagtcaatggggtccgtcaaaTGCCAGGTTCGGCACTGCCAGGTTTACCATTGTTCAGCCCCAAAGTTGGAGCCGAAAAATGGAATGAGACAGAGTAAGTAAGCACAAGCCCTAGGAATGTCTTTGTATGAGATAATAAGTGGACAAGGATTTATGTTACAAATTACAGACAATAGTAtattggggggtatctatcaaaACTAGTCCACAGGAAAAGTAGAGTTGTTACGCATAGCAAACAAACAAAGCTTTCATTTACGATAGGCctttggaaaaataaaagctaacatctgattggttgctatggtgcACCACTTTTGGCTTGCTTCTGTGGGAGCTCTTAAAAAATGGCATTGCACTCATATACCATGTGATTTGCATATGAGCGCGATGCAATTATTTAGCATTAAAAACTATTGGAAAcacttgcaattttttcacaGGCATGAAGATCACAAGTACATAGATGCGATGTGTTTTTTAagcaaaaaatgcattgcatctatGTGCACCTGTCCCAGGGGAGGGACGACATGAATGTTTGTTCATATTATCACCCCCATCAATGAGAGAGTCGATTTACTCTCTGATTGCCACAAATGAGGGTCTTTATTTCCcaagaaaaggagtgaaaagatgAGGAATTGCTCATCTAATTGCTCTTTTACATCATTTAACCCTGCACATGCCGCAGTCATTACTGACCACATTTTTTAcagaaaagaaaagtgaaaaaaattttcTCCTTACActttaaatattaaaaagaacaaaaaaaactacacataattggtattgccacatccataacaactcGTATGATTTGGTATTACATTTTTTATCCAGCACAGTAAATTCTGCTAAAAAAGACCGAAAATATTGTTGCTCTTTTCTGTTCCTCTTGCTTCCCTAAAAAAGGAATGAAAAACAATGAAAAGGTCATACATACTTCTAAAGagggccaataaaaactacaaactgTCCTGCAAAGAACAAGCTCCATACATctgttgaaaaataaaaatgctctgatcCTGGAATGTGGCACCGCACAAAAAGTGTACATATTGGGGAAAAGTAGTAAAACGGAATAAAAGCTCTATAAATTTGATGTTCTCATAATTGTtttgacccatagaaaaaagttcACATAATATTAATACCACATGGTGAAggccataaaaataaatcataaaaaacaatggtaaaataattaataaaagttattcaatactttatatgtacccaaaattggttcctataaaaaataGAACTCGTTCCTCAAATTACAACAGTTTCATGCAGCtacgttgatgaaaaaataaaaaagtgaataCCACTAGAACAAAACAGGGGAAACGATTTACGGTTCTTAAGGCTGAAATTACTtatgtcactaagtggttaaaaatgcacttaaggcgatGGAGTTCTGCATCAAATATAATTCTATGAGACTTAAATTCATAATCTACAAtgcaaaagtgacattttctggagggtttttccaattttagcgTGACTGTTATGTGGTTAAGGAAACATTTTAATGCAACTAGGCTCAAATTTTCATTTGAGACTTGAAATTGTCTGTTTTTAAACTTTGAAGATTACCATAATTTAGCATAGTTGCAAGTTTGCAGATGTCAATGACAAAAATCTCAGTAAATATACCGCACTAGTGGGGTAGCCTTTGCCAGTTTCAataactcgttgctgatcggcctcccctgctccagactctaccccctccaatccatcctgaatgcggcagccaggctc
The sequence above is a segment of the Eleutherodactylus coqui strain aEleCoq1 chromosome 7, aEleCoq1.hap1, whole genome shotgun sequence genome. Coding sequences within it:
- the GIMD1 gene encoding GTPase IMAP family member GIMD1 — encoded protein: MDDNNEITINLLLLGKMQCGKSSLGNSLLGSYEFESRIFPQSVTKECRLRRMRIPNFTRRMGRELGLRLQVLDTPGIPHSSLNQDEVKKRVRKALSEHFPEGLHMALLVLRADIPHCEEENQHTVKLTEDLLGPNWKHFTAVVFTHAETLEEMRMTEEKFISLAPKSLSALLEDVQSRCIFRDHPHESAHEERAVLANQILHFVRQNSYRTSMFI